A section of the Pseudothermotoga sp. genome encodes:
- the gatB gene encoding Asp-tRNA(Asn)/Glu-tRNA(Gln) amidotransferase subunit GatB — MRFKTVIGLEIHVQLSTKTKAFCSCSADVFELPPNTAVCPVCTGQPGALPIVNQTMIDYAIKLALALNCKVNEYSRFDRKNYFYPDLPKGYQISQYFYPLAIGGHLDIDVDGTTKRVRIRRLHLEEDAGKLLHEGDSITQARFSLVDMNRCGIPLVEIVTEPDLSSPKEARIFTEKLHSILKYLKISTGDMEKGALRCDANISVLDLEKGVSSNRVEVKNMNSFRFIEKALEYEEQRIINTLLKGENVEKETRGWDLSTKTTVSMRGKEEESDYRYFPEPDIPPILVNRERIEMLRASLPELPDQKKQRFVQMYGLPDYDAVVLTADETVADFFESCVRLTGKSKEVSNWIMTEMLREMKEFTDEQLRIKPEHIAELIKLVDVGEISIKTAKEIFPEMFKTGKMPSQIVQERGLKQLSDERAIMEIAKKIIEENPSVVNQYKTGKTNVLSFFVGQVMKQTRGTANPKLVNEVLRRLLEE; from the coding sequence ATGAGATTCAAAACTGTGATAGGTTTAGAGATACACGTTCAATTGTCGACAAAAACGAAAGCTTTTTGTAGTTGTAGTGCAGATGTGTTTGAACTTCCGCCTAACACGGCAGTGTGCCCAGTTTGTACAGGTCAGCCTGGAGCTTTGCCAATCGTGAACCAAACTATGATCGATTACGCTATAAAACTCGCTTTGGCCCTCAATTGCAAAGTGAACGAGTATTCGAGGTTCGATAGGAAGAATTACTTTTATCCCGATTTGCCGAAAGGCTATCAGATAAGCCAGTATTTCTATCCACTTGCGATCGGTGGTCATCTAGATATAGACGTTGATGGAACGACGAAGCGTGTGAGGATAAGGAGATTGCACTTGGAAGAAGATGCTGGCAAACTCTTACACGAGGGAGATTCGATAACACAAGCTAGATTTTCTCTGGTCGATATGAACAGGTGTGGCATACCACTGGTAGAAATAGTGACTGAACCAGATTTGTCTTCACCGAAGGAAGCTCGTATCTTCACAGAAAAATTACACTCAATACTGAAATATTTGAAGATCAGCACTGGTGATATGGAAAAAGGTGCCTTGAGGTGCGATGCAAACATTTCCGTGTTGGATTTGGAAAAAGGCGTTTCAAGCAACAGGGTTGAGGTCAAAAACATGAATTCTTTTAGATTCATAGAAAAAGCCCTAGAGTACGAGGAACAGAGAATAATAAATACTCTCTTGAAAGGTGAGAACGTGGAGAAAGAAACACGCGGTTGGGATCTGTCGACAAAGACAACTGTGTCGATGAGAGGAAAGGAAGAGGAGAGCGACTATCGCTATTTTCCCGAACCAGATATACCTCCGATCCTTGTCAATCGGGAGAGAATTGAAATGCTCAGAGCCAGTTTGCCAGAATTGCCGGATCAAAAAAAGCAGAGGTTCGTGCAGATGTATGGACTTCCCGATTATGACGCAGTGGTACTCACGGCAGACGAAACGGTCGCTGATTTCTTCGAATCGTGTGTGCGCTTGACAGGTAAATCCAAAGAGGTGAGCAACTGGATTATGACAGAGATGCTCAGGGAAATGAAGGAATTCACCGATGAACAATTGAGAATCAAACCAGAGCATATAGCCGAGTTGATAAAACTTGTCGATGTGGGAGAAATATCGATAAAAACAGCTAAGGAAATCTTCCCGGAAATGTTCAAGACTGGTAAGATGCCGAGTCAAATCGTTCAAGAAAGGGGTTTGAAACAGTTGAGTGACGAACGGGCCATAATGGAGATCGCGAAGAAGATCATCGAGGAGAATCCAAGCGTTGTGAACCAATATAAAACAGGAAAGACGAACGTTCTATCTTTCTTCGTGGGGCAAGTCATGAAGCAAACGCGCGGTACCGCGAATCCAAAGCTTGTGAATGAAGTGCTGAGGAGGTTGCTCGAAGAGTGA